The sequence TACGCCGCGGACCGGTTGCTGTATCCGCACCGGGACCCGATTCTCCTGGCCGACCCGGAGCCCGGGGTGATCCTCACACCGCTGGCCGACGGCGCGGCGGCGATGCGGTGGCTGGTGACCGAACACCGGATGCTGCTGGCCGCGGTCAACCTGGCGGTGCGGGACGGCTCCGACCGGCATGCCTGGGAACTGGCCTGGAGCCTCACCAGCTACGTCAACCTGCGGGCGCTCTGGCACGACCAGGTGGCCGTTCAGGGTGCCGCGTTGCCGTCGGCGGTCCGGCTGGCCGACCGGGTGGCCCAGGCGCACCTGCACCGCAACCTGGGTCGGGCACTGACCCAACTGGACCGGCCGGACGAGGCCCAGCGGCACCTGGCGCAGGCCCTGGAGCTGTTCGTGGCGGTCGGGGACCGGGCAAACCAGGCGCAGACCCACGTGAACCTTGCCCGGTTGCTACAGCAGCAGGGCCGGGACCGGGAGGCCCTCGGGTACGACCTGCGTTCGCTGGAGCTATACCGGCTGGCCGGGCATCTGGCCGGTCAGGCCCGGGCCATGAACAACATCGCCTGGACCCGGATCCGGCTCGGCGAGCACGACCAGGCCCGGGAACTGTGCCGGCAGACGCTGCGGATCAACGAGGAGATCGGCAACCGGCACGGGGCGGCCACCAACTGGCGTACGGCCGGCTGTGCTGAGGCGGCGGCCGGCGCGCACCACGAGGCGGTCGTCTGCCATGAGCGGGCCCTGCGGCTGTTCCGGGAGATCGGGGACCGGGGTGGCGAGGCGGAAACCCTGGTCGGCCTCGGCGACGCCCGCTACGCCGGCGGCCAGGTCGAGGCGGCCCGGGAAAGCTGGGCGGACGCGCTGGTGCTGCTGGAGGAGACCGGCCATCCGGACACCGCTGCCGTCCGCGCCCGCCCCGCCGCGTTGATCATGGGACCAGCGGCGGCGGAAGGCATCCTCCGCCGCCGCTGATCCCGTGCGCATGGCGCCGCGGGCGCAGTGGGGCCAGGCGAGTCGCCTGACCCCACTGCGGTCAGCAGCTGTCACCCCAGGTACCTCTCCCAGGGGCCGGTGACGGCCAGCGTGAGGCCGGGCTCCTGCATGTTGACGAAGAGCATCCTGCCGTCGGCGGTGAAGGTCGGCTCGCAGAACTCCGAGTCGTTGAGCTCGTTGCGGGCGATCGCGTACGTGGGTCGCCCGGGATCGCGCTGAGCACGTGGGAGGCGCCCGAGCCGTCCTCGGCGAGCACGAGGCTCCCCCACGGGGTGACGGTCACATTGTCCGGACCGTCGGAGGAGGTCGTGCGGGGCCGCGTCCACCGGGAGGTCACCGTCGTCCCACACGTAGGAGTTGACGACGTACACGCCCTCGTCGGTGCCACACGCCTTCGAACTTGCGTCCGCGGGTGACCGGAGCATCGGCGAACTGCTCGCGTACCGGCGTGGTCCGGGCATCGCGCTCGGGCACCTCGATCCACCGCACCGGGAAGGGCCGGCGCAGTTGGGAGGAGAGGGCGGCGGCGACCGGGTTGCGTGCGACTCGGCGGGAGTTCGTGAGCGGCTGCACGCCGACCTGGTCGAGCTGGCGCGGCGATCGAACGTCGCAACGGACGGCACCGTCCGCCTCCCGTCCGCCTATCTGGAGGTGATCGCGGAGCGGGCCGCCTGATCCGCAGCCGTGCCCGCGGGGAACCCGCCGGTGCCGCAGTGTGGGTCAGGAGGCCGTGGCGGGTTTCCTGGTGGGGTCGGCCGAGGCGGCACCGCGGGTGGGGCGGCGGGTCAGGACCTGGGGGCCGGAAGCGGTGACGGCGATGGTGTGTTCGGAGTGGGCGGTGCGGGAACCGTCGGCGGAGCGGATCGTCCAGCCGTCGTTGTCGAACGTGATCTTGTCGGTGGAGCGGCAGAACCAGGGCTCGATGGCGATGGTGAGACCGGGGTGGAGTTTCATGCCGCGGCGGGGGCGGCCGTTGTTGGCGACGTGCGGGGCCTCGTGCATGGTGCGGCCGATGCCGTGGCCGCCGAACTCGGCGTTGACGCCGTAGCCGTAGGAGCGGGCGACCTCGCCGATCGCGGCGGAGATGTCGCCGAGGCGGCCGTCGGGCTGGGCGGCGGCGATGCCGGCCTCCAGCGCGACCTCGGTGGCCTCGATCAGCCTCAGGTCGGCCGGGTCGGGAGTGCCGACGATGACGGAGAGCGCGGAATCGGCGACCCAGCCGTCGATGCCCGCCGCCATGTCGATGCTGAGCAGGTCACCGTCGCGCAGGACATAGTCGTGCGGCAGGCCGTGCAGCACCGCGTCGTTGACCGACAGGCACAGCACGTTGCGGAACGGGCCGCGGCCGAACGAGGGGGCGTAGTCCCAGTAGCAGGATTCGGCGCCGCGTTCGGTGATCCGGCGGCGGGCGTGGTGTTCGAGGTCCAGCAGGTTGACGCCGACTGCGGCGACACCGCTCAGCTCGGCGAGCAACTCGCCGACGAAGCGGCCGGCCACCGCCATCTGGCCGATTTCCTCGGCGGACTTGAACTCGATCATGACAGCCCTCCCTCTCCGGGTACCGGTATTTTTATACCATGCCAGGTCGGGGAGCTCCGGAAGGTATCCTGCTGGCATGGTTCGCCAACCACTCACCGCCGAACAGATCGCTGCGGGCCAGCGCCTCGGAGCCGCCCTCCGGGTCGCGCGGGCCGGCCGAAGCCTCGTCGAGGTGGCCCTCGCGGCCGGCATCTCCCCCGAGACGCTGCGCAAGATCGAGGCGGGCCGGCTTCCCGCCCCGGCGTTCGGCACTGTGGTCTGCCTCAGCCAGGCCCTCGACTACCCCCTCGGAGACCTGGCCGACGTGTGGCTGGCCGCCATGCCCATCCGCCAGGCGTCCTAGTTTGATCTTCGACCGGTGGCCGGGCGGTATCGGCCCCGGCTGAGGGAGCATGCTGTCCGTCGACGGCCGCTGGCTCGGCCGCCCGGAGAGACGCTGGCCTGCCCCCTCGGCGCTCGCGCGAGGGTGCGCCGTGATCCCGCGGTTGTGTTGCACCCTGGTTCGGTGGACGACGTGGCGGAACTGTTGGACCGGATCTGGCGGACGGACGCGGCCGGCCTGCTCGGCGCGCTCAGCCGGCGGCTCGGCGACTTCGACCGCGCCGAGGAGGCGCTGTCGGACGCGCTGACCGAGGCGCTCAAGCGCTGGCCCGACGAGGGGGTGCCGGAGAGCCCCACCGGTTGGCTGGTCACCACGGGCTGGCGCAGGGCGTTGGACCGGCTGCGCCGCGACGCCGTCGGCCGCGAGAAGGTGGCACAGGTGGCCGCGGCGCCGCCCCGCAACCGGGCGTCGACGACCGGCTGGCCACGATTTTCGCGTGCTGCCACCCCGACCTCGCCGAGCCGGCCCGGTGCGCGCTGACGCTGTACGCGGCAAGCGGCCTGAGTACGGCCGAGATCGCCGCCGCGTTCCTGGTGCCGGTGCCGACGATGGCGCAGCGGCTCGCCCGGGCCAAGCGCCAGCTTCGGGAGCGCGGCATTCGTTTCGAGGTGCCACAACCGCATGAGTACGCCGACCGGCTACCGGCCGTGCTCGCGGTGATCTACCTGGTGTTCAACGAGGGGTATCTGTCCGGTGGCCGCTGCGCCGAGCGGCGCGAGCTGGCCCGCGAGGGAGTCGAGTTGGCACGCCAACTCGCGGCGCTGCTGCCCCGTGAGCCGGAGGCCGCCGGCCTGTGCGCGCTGCTGGAGCTGCACCACGCCCGCGCCGCCGCGCGGTTCGACGCGTGGGGCCGCATCGTGCTGCTCGAACAGCAGGACCGGCGGCTGTGGGACAGGACGGCGATCGAACGGGCAGCGCGGCGGCTACGGGCGGCGGTCCGTCAGGGCCGGCCGGGGCCGTACCAGTTGCAGGCAGGCATCGCCGCGCTACATGCCCTGGCCCCCTCGTACGCGGCCACCAACTGGGCCGATGTGCGGGCGCTGTACGACCGGCTGCACGCGTTGGACCCGTCGCCGGTGGTGCTACTGAACCGGGCGGTGGCCACGCGGTTCGCGGTGGGGCCGGCCCCGGCGCTGGACGAGGTCGACGCGCTCGGGGACCGGCTCGCCGGTTACCACCTGTGGCACGCCGCGCGGGCCGACCTGCTGGGCACCCTCGGCCGTCCGGCCGAGGCGCTGACGGCGGCGGAGCGGGCTCTGGAGCTGGCGACGAACCCGGCCGAGCGAGAGCTGATGACCGATCGGGTGGGTGCGTTGAGGCGCCGGCTGTGAGACCGGCGCCCCGACGTCGCGGCTACTCGCGGCTCATCACCGGACGGACCTCCAGCGCGCTCATCGCCGGGGCGAGTGGCCAGGTGGCCGCGATCCGGGTGGCCTCGTCGATGTCATCGCACTCCAGCACCACGATCGCGCCGATGACCTCCTTGAGTTCCAGGTACGGCCCGTCGGTGACCACCGGCCGGCCGTTCACGCCGGCGCGAACTGTCTTTGCCGTCTCCCGGGGCTGTAGCTCCGCGCCGCCGTCGGCGATCTTGCCGGTCGGCTGCCACCGTTCGAACCACTCGTAGACCTGCTTCATCGCGTCCTGCTCGTCGGCGGGGGACAGCGCGTTCCACTCGCGGTCGTCGCCGAAGATCATCATTGCGTACTTCACGTGTTGCTCCTCGTGGTGGGAAAACCGCGTCGTCCGTATGACGAACGGCCGGCACCGGTCCTCGACAAGGACCGCCGGCCAATCCGTCGCTGCCCGTCGGCTCCGTTGTCGGACTACGGGCAGGGCTGCGCCGAATACGGCCGGTTCGTCACCGCGGACCGGCGGGACCGCGAAGGCACGCCGCCGGCGCATCGTCGCCGCATCCACGAGGCGCCGGCGGCGGATACGAGACTGCTCGTAGCGCAAAACGTACCGGGTCGGTCGCTGAACTCGGCGCGGTCCACGGCGAAGAGCGTCCGGTCGTCGCCGGTGAACACCAGGTGGAGGTCGTGGAAGCCGTTCGTGGCACCCGGGCTGGTGTCGATCCAGGTCGTGGCCGTCAACCAGCCGGCACCGGGCCCGCGGTGGCCGGCAGCGCGGGCGGGGCGCGTGGCGAGGTATGGCTAGACTCGGTCCGGCGTTCGGCCAAGCGGTTCGGCCGTCCGTGATCCCCTGTGGACGAGGAGACGAACTGTGGCGAGTCAAGAGGTGGCACCGTCCGGGGTCGACATGAGCGTGCCGAGTGTCGCCCGGGTCTACGACTTCATGCTCGGCGGCAAGGACAACTTCGCGGTGGACCGCGTTGTCGCCGACCACGCGCTCAGGATCACACCGGATGGCCCGCAGGCCGCCCAGGCGAACCGGGCCTTCCTGCGGCGGGTGGTCCGTTTCCTCGTCGCCGAGCAGGGCATCGAGCAGTTCCTCGATCTCGGTTCGGGTCTGCCCACCCAGGGTAATGTGCACCAGGTGGCCACCCGGCACGCCGCGCAGGCGCGGGTGATCTATGTCGACAACGACCCGATCGTGCTGGCACACGGGCGGGCGCTGCTGGCCGACGCCGGATCCGCAACGGTGATCCAGGCCGACGTCCGATCGCCGGAGGCGATCCTGGAACATCCGCAGGCGCGCCGGTTTCTGGACTTCGACCGCCCGATCGGGCTGCTGCTCTTCGCGATCCTGCATCACCTCAGGGACGACGAGGACCCGAAGGCGGTGGCGGCGAAGCTGATCGAGGCCCTTCCGTCCGGCAGCTACGTGGCGATCTCACACTTCCGCGATCCGGGCGAGCGGCACCCGGATGCCTCCCTCAAGGCGCGCGAGGTCGAACACATCTTCAACCAGTCGCTCGGCACCGGCCGCTGGCGTACCGATGAGGAGATCCTCTCCTTCGTCGATGGGCTGGAGGTGCTCGATCCGGGGCTGGTGCCGCTGGCCGAGTGGCGGCCGGAGCCGGGTGAGGCCGCACCGAGTCAGAGCGACACCTACCACACCTTCGTCGGGCTCGTCGCCCGCAAGCGGTGACGCCGGCACCGCTTCCGGGCCGGTCGCGGACCCGTGCCGGTGCCGGTCAGACCGGCAGGGCACGCTTGTCCGGCTTGCCGCTCGGCCCCACCGGAACCCGGTCGATCGACCGGACCGTCCGGGGGCTGCGGCCTCTCCCAGCGCCTGCGCCACCAGCGCACGCAGCCGTCCCGCATCGGGCGAGTGACCGGCGGTGGGCACCACGTACGCGTGTACCGCCTCGCCGGTGGCGTCATCGGGCCGGCCGACGACGTAGGCCTCGGCGACCGCGGGGTCGGTCGCGAGAACTCGTTCGATCGGGCCGGCGTACACCAGGTTGGCGTTGACGATGATGACGTCCCGCAGCCGACCGAGCAGGTGCAGGTGGCCGTCGGTGTCCAACCGGGCCAGGTCGCGGGTGCGCACCCAGCCGTCGACGAAGACCTCGGCGGTCTCGGCCGGGTCCGCCCAGTAGGCGGCGGCCTGCGCCGGTGTCCGCACGAAGAGTTCGCCTTCGGTGGCGGCGCGGCCATCCGCGTCGCGGATGGACACGTCGACGAACGCGGGCGGCCGGCCGACCGAGGCGAGCGCGGCCGGTGACGCCAGCATCTCGGCCGGGCCCACCATCGCGATCATGCCGGCCTCGGTCTGGCCGTAGCCGTGGAAGATCACCGGACCGAGCACGTCGAGCGCCTCGGTGAGCCGGCCCGGGGTGAGCGGGGAACCGGACACCACCAGAGCCCGCAGACTGCTCAGGTCGGTCGGGTCGGTGCGCTGGTCGTGGACGAGTTGGTGCAGCTTGCCAACGGTGATCACACTCGCGGTCGCTCGATGCTGGGCGATCATGCCGCGCAGGCTGGTGGGCCGGGCGGCGACCAGGGTGCCACCCGCGGCCAGCGTCAGGATGCCGTACTCCAGCATCACCTGGCTGCTCAGCGAGCCGAAGACGAGATAGCGCCGCAGTCGGGTGGCGAGGTCGACGATCACCGGGGGCCAACGGCTCGGATGGGGCGCCCAGGCCGCACCCATCGACGCGTACGTCTGGGCGCAGCCCTTGGGGTTGCCGGTGCTGCCGCTGGTCCAGGTGATCCGGGCGACGTCGCTCGGGCGCCCGGCGGCGACCAGGGTGGTTCCGTCGTCGGGTGTGTCGACCAGGTCGGCGACGCGGGCGTCGTCGACCAGCAGCGCGTTGTCGCTGCCGAGTAGGTGGGCGAGTTGTGCCGGAGCCAGGTCGGGGCGGATCCCGGAGACCCGGGCACCGACGGCGAACGCGGCGACGGTCGCCGCGAAGGCCTCCGGGGTGATGCCGAGCCGCAACGCCACCCCGACGCCCGGTCCGGCTCCGGCGGCGCGCAGCCCGGCCGCGATGCGGCGGACCAGCCCGGACATCTCGGAAGCGGTGACCACCCGGTCGCCGTCCTCGAAGACCGGCCGGTCGCCGCCGGTGGCGAGCAGGTCCAGCACGGCCTGCGGCCACACCTCAGGCGGCATCGGACAGGACTCCCTTGATGAACAGCGCGAGTGGCTGGTGGTGCACGGCGGGGAGGTTCCAGTCGTTCTCCAGGTTCTCCGCCAGGTGGTGCACGGCGACGACCCGGCCACCCCGGTGGACCCGCACGACCGGGTGCAGGTAGCTGGCATCGGGTGCCCGCTCGACGTCGTTCTCGGCGATCCGGACGACCGTCACGTCGAAGGGATCGACCTGGTCGTGGTCCGGTCCGTACTCCAGCGTGATCACGAAGGCGAACGGCTCGGGACCCAGGCCGCCGTCGTTCAGGTAGTCGATCGGCACCTCCTCGAAGTAGCGAGCGGTGTCGCCGGCGATGGTGACGACGTCGCCGAGGACGGCGAACTGTTGCCACAGTGCGGAGGTCCGGTTGATCCGGGCGATGATCGCGTCGGTGATCGCCTCCGGGGTGCCGTCGAGCGCGGTGCTGGGCCACGGGCGGTCGTGGTGGCGGAGGTTGAGGATCCGGTGCAGGGCGCGCACGCCGTACCGGAAGCCGTGGATGAACCCGCTGGTCGAGCGCTTGAAGTCGCGCTGCTGGGTGAGCGTGCCGGCGAAGTACAGGCCGGGGACGTTCACCGACTCGTACGCCGAGGTCTGCTCGGGGAAGCGGTCGTTGATGACCAGTCTCGGCCGGGCTGACGGGTCGAAGACGCTCGCGTCGAACCGGAAGCCGGTGCAGAGGATGATCCGGTCGTAGTCGAGCTGCCGGATCGACTCGACGGTCCGGGCATACCGGAAGTCGACCCGGTAGCCGCCGCCGTCCCGGTGGGCGATCCGTTCGACGGTGCCGTCGAGCACCGCGTTCTGCGACTTGAGCTGGTAGGTGTCGAGGAAGTTGTTGTTCACCGCGCGCAGGTGCCCGACGTAGTGCGACTGCCATGCCAGCTTGACCGAGCGCGGGCCGGCGACGTGGATCACCGCGGCGGTCTCGATGAGCGCGTCGGCGGTCTCGAAGGCCGAGTTGCCCTTGCCGATGATGAGCACGCGTTGGTTGGTGAAGTCGTTTGGGTCCACGCTGACGGTGTCGTACCGCTCGGCGAGCGCAGCGCCCTCGATCGGTGGGACGTACAACTCGGAGAGGCCGGTGGCGACGACGACGCGGCGGGCGGTGATGGTGCCGCCGTCGGTGGAGACGGTGAACAGTTCGCCGTCCCGCGCTACCCGGGTGGCCCTGGTGTCGTATTTGATCCGCAGGCCACGGGCGAAGTCGGCGAGGTACCGCACCAGGTCGGCCGCGTCCGGGAAGTAGCGCTGACTGTAGTTCTTGAACAGCAGTGCCGGGTCGTCGGTGAGCAGGGAGTTCCAGTCCCCGCGCAGGTTGAACTCCGGATCGTCGGAACCGGTCCAGATCTTGTTGATCGAGATCAGTTGCCGGTGCCGCGGATAGGTGCTGAAGAACGTGCCCGGCGCCGGCCCCGCCTCCAGGGCCAGATAGTCGCGGCCGTCGCGCTCCAGCAGGGCGGCGAGTTGGAGCCCGGCCGGCCCGGCTCCGATGATCAGGTAGTCGAGCGTCATGCGGCGCAACGTAGCGGCCCGATCTCAGAGTGTTCTGAGAATTCGTCTCTAGGGTGCCGTCGCATGACGACAGAGGTAGACCTCGCGGCACCGCTGCGGATCGCCGACCTGAGCGCCGCCCGGGACCCGGTCAAGGTCGTGGTCGGGACGGAGGTCCGCGATCGGGTCACGACCGCCCGCATCTTCCTGTCCGAGGTGCTCGGCGACGACCGTGCGGTGTACGGCAGCACCACCGGCTTCGGTGCCCTGGTGGGGTACGCGGGTCGTGCCGACCTGCGCGACCAGGCCGACAACACGCTCGCGCACCTCGGTGCGGGCCACGGCCCGGACCTCGCTCCGGAGGTCGTCCGCGCCACCATGCTGATCCGGGCCTGGTCCCTGGCCCGCGGTGCGTCAGGAGTGTCCCCGCACGTCATCGACGCTCTCGCGGCGATGCTCGCGACCACGTTCGTGCCGGCGGTGCCACGGCTGGGTTCGGTCGGGGCCAGCGGCGACCTGATCCCGCTGGGCGCGGCGGCCCAGGCGTTACGGGGCCGCGGGCACGCCTATCTGGACGGGGTACGTCTGCCCGCGGCCGAGGCGCTGCGACGGGCTGGTCTCGAACCGCTGCCGCTGGACGGTCGGGACGCCCTCGCGCTGGTCAATGGCACGTCACTGACCACTGCGGCGACCGCGCTCGCGCTGAACGCGGTACGCGCGTCGCACCGGGCGGTCCAGGTGCTCACCTGCCTGCTCGCCGACCTGCTCGGCAGTGACCCGCAGTTCCTCGACGCCCGGCTGCTGCGCGCGTACGGCCATCCGGGTGCGATCGACGTGGCCGCGCAGATGCGACGGATCAGCGTCGGGCTCGTTCCGTCCGGCAGTCGCCCGTTGCAGGAGCCGTACAGCATCCGGTGCGCACCGCAACTGCTCGGCGCGGCAGAGGACGCGCTGCGCTACGTCGACGCCGTCGTCCGCGCCGACCTGGGCAGCGTCAGCGACAACCCGTTGTTCTTTCCCGACGAGGATCTCGTCGTGCACGGCGGCAACTTCTTCGGCCAGCCCGCCGCGTTCGCCGCCGACCTGCTGTCGATGGTCGTGGCGCAGGTCGGCAACCTCGCCGAACGCCAGCTCGACCTGCTCGTCGACCCGAACCGTAACGGCGGCCTGCCGCCGATGCTGGCCGCCGGCCCGGGACAGCAGCACGGGTTGCAGGGCGTGCAACTGGCGTCGACCGCGCTGATCACCGAGATCCGCCGGGACGCGATGCCCGCGAGCATGCAGAGCCTGCCGACCAACCTGCACAACCAGGATGTCATCCCGCTCGGCACCCAGGCCGCCCTGCGGGCGCTGGACCAGGCCCGGCTGCTGCACCTCATCGTCGGGTCACTCGCGGTGGGGCTGCGCCAGGCCGCGTACGTCGGCGCGCGTACGCCGACCGCGGCCGGATGCGCCGAGGTGCTGGCGGCGCTTGCCGCGGCCGTACCTCCGGTCGACCCGGACCGGCCGTTGGAGAGCGACGTACGGCGCGCCGCCGACGTCGTCGAAAGGCTTGAGACCTCGCTGACTCCTCTTTCCCAAGGTGGCCACCGTGACGCTTGATTACCTGATCATCGGGGCCGGGCCGGCCGGCCTGCAACTGGCCGCCCTGTTGGAGGCCGACGGTAAACGCGACTATCTGGTGTTGGAGGCCGCCCGGATTCCGGGGGCGTTCTTCGCCACCTTTCCCCGACACCGGCAACTGATCTCGATCAACAAGCCGCGCACCGGTTCCGACGACCCGGAGACGAACCTGCGGCTGGACTGGAACTCGTTGCTCAGCGACGACCCGGCGCTACGGTTCACCACCTACACCGAGCGGTATTTTCCGGACGCCGACGTGATGGTCCGCTACCTGGCGGACTTTGCCGCGAAGACCGGGGTGAAGGTTCGGTACGACTCCCGGGTGACATCGGTCGGCAAGGTGGACGGGATCTTCGAGGTCCGCGCCGGTGAGACCTTCCGGGCCCGGCGGCTGATCGTGGCCACGGGCGTGTCGCGGTCGTACGCGCCGGAGATCCCGGGCTTCGAGCTTGCGGAACAGTACGCGGACATGTCCGTCGACCCGCGCGACTACCTCGACCAGAAGGTGTTGATCATCGGCAAGGGCAACTCCGCGTTCGAGACCGCGGAGAATCTGATGGAGACCAC is a genomic window of Micromonospora tarapacensis containing:
- a CDS encoding YciI family protein, with translation MKYAMMIFGDDREWNALSPADEQDAMKQVYEWFERWQPTGKIADGGAELQPRETAKTVRAGVNGRPVVTDGPYLELKEVIGAIVVLECDDIDEATRIAATWPLAPAMSALEVRPVMSRE
- a CDS encoding RNA polymerase sigma factor, translated to MAQRLARAKRQLRERGIRFEVPQPHEYADRLPAVLAVIYLVFNEGYLSGGRCAERRELAREGVELARQLAALLPREPEAAGLCALLELHHARAAARFDAWGRIVLLEQQDRRLWDRTAIERAARRLRAAVRQGRPGPYQLQAGIAALHALAPSYAATNWADVRALYDRLHALDPSPVVLLNRAVATRFAVGPAPALDEVDALGDRLAGYHLWHAARADLLGTLGRPAEALTAAERALELATNPAERELMTDRVGALRRRL
- the map gene encoding type I methionyl aminopeptidase: MIEFKSAEEIGQMAVAGRFVGELLAELSGVAAVGVNLLDLEHHARRRITERGAESCYWDYAPSFGRGPFRNVLCLSVNDAVLHGLPHDYVLRDGDLLSIDMAAGIDGWVADSALSVIVGTPDPADLRLIEATEVALEAGIAAAQPDGRLGDISAAIGEVARSYGYGVNAEFGGHGIGRTMHEAPHVANNGRPRRGMKLHPGLTIAIEPWFCRSTDKITFDNDGWTIRSADGSRTAHSEHTIAVTASGPQVLTRRPTRGAASADPTRKPATAS
- a CDS encoding sigma factor — translated: MDDVAELLDRIWRTDAAGLLGALSRRLGDFDRAEEALSDALTEALKRWPDEGVPESPTGWLVTTGWRRALDRLRRDAVGREKVAQVAAAPPRNRASTTGWPRFSRAATPTSPSRPGAR
- a CDS encoding DUF839 domain-containing protein; amino-acid sequence: MGEPRARRGRLGRLPRAQRDPGRPTYAIARNELNDSEFCEPTFTADGRMLFVNMQEPGLTLAVTGPWERYLG
- a CDS encoding helix-turn-helix domain-containing protein gives rise to the protein MVRQPLTAEQIAAGQRLGAALRVARAGRSLVEVALAAGISPETLRKIEAGRLPAPAFGTVVCLSQALDYPLGDLADVWLAAMPIRQAS
- a CDS encoding aromatic amino acid ammonia-lyase; its protein translation is MTTEVDLAAPLRIADLSAARDPVKVVVGTEVRDRVTTARIFLSEVLGDDRAVYGSTTGFGALVGYAGRADLRDQADNTLAHLGAGHGPDLAPEVVRATMLIRAWSLARGASGVSPHVIDALAAMLATTFVPAVPRLGSVGASGDLIPLGAAAQALRGRGHAYLDGVRLPAAEALRRAGLEPLPLDGRDALALVNGTSLTTAATALALNAVRASHRAVQVLTCLLADLLGSDPQFLDARLLRAYGHPGAIDVAAQMRRISVGLVPSGSRPLQEPYSIRCAPQLLGAAEDALRYVDAVVRADLGSVSDNPLFFPDEDLVVHGGNFFGQPAAFAADLLSMVVAQVGNLAERQLDLLVDPNRNGGLPPMLAAGPGQQHGLQGVQLASTALITEIRRDAMPASMQSLPTNLHNQDVIPLGTQAALRALDQARLLHLIVGSLAVGLRQAAYVGARTPTAAGCAEVLAALAAAVPPVDPDRPLESDVRRAADVVERLETSLTPLSQGGHRDA
- a CDS encoding SAM-dependent methyltransferase; translated protein: MASQEVAPSGVDMSVPSVARVYDFMLGGKDNFAVDRVVADHALRITPDGPQAAQANRAFLRRVVRFLVAEQGIEQFLDLGSGLPTQGNVHQVATRHAAQARVIYVDNDPIVLAHGRALLADAGSATVIQADVRSPEAILEHPQARRFLDFDRPIGLLLFAILHHLRDDEDPKAVAAKLIEALPSGSYVAISHFRDPGERHPDASLKAREVEHIFNQSLGTGRWRTDEEILSFVDGLEVLDPGLVPLAEWRPEPGEAAPSQSDTYHTFVGLVARKR
- a CDS encoding NAD(P)-binding domain-containing protein; the protein is MTLDYLIIGAGPAGLQLAALLERDGRDYLALEAGPAPGTFFSTYPRHRQLISINKIWTGSDDPEFNLRGDWNSLLTDDPALLFKNYSQRYFPDAADLVRYLADFARGLRIKYDTRATRVARDGELFTVSTDGGTITARRVVVATGLSELYVPPIEGAALAERYDTVSVDPNDFTNQRVLIIGKGNSAFETADALIETAAVIHVAGPRSVKLAWQSHYVGHLRAVNNNFLDTYQLKSQNAVLDGTVERIAHRDGGGYRVDFRYARTVESIRQLDYDRIILCTGFRFDASVFDPSARPRLVINDRFPEQTSAYESVNVPGLYFAGTLTQQRDFKRSTSGFIHGFRYGVRALHRILNLRHHDRPWPSTALDGTPEAITDAIIARINRTSALWQQFAVLGDVVTIAGDTARYFEEVPIDYLNDGGLGPEPFAFVITLEYGPDHDQVDPFDVTVVRIAENDVERAPDASYLHPVVRVHRGGRVVAVHHLAENLENDWNLPAVHHQPLALFIKGVLSDAA